A single genomic interval of Dyella sp. GSA-30 harbors:
- a CDS encoding AraC family transcriptional regulator, with the protein MSLLSEESAAQELERKRQDLAVLIDRLAVDDGDHETAIAGLNLYRSSQPINSKCGLYTSTLTLVAQGSKRVLLGGERYDYDQANYLVTTIDLPVIYSVTEASPERPCLCVVWQLDPSRIAELLTADLPPVKVSAGRGMSISPLSHDMLDAVLRLVRLLETPADIPMLAPLIERELLYRLIISDQGACLRQIAMTGSQTQQIARAIDWLRQHFSAPLRIQELARTVNMSVSSLHHHFKAITAMSPLQYQKLLRLQEARRLLLTEQCDAASAAHRVGYESPSQFSREYSRFYGAPPLRDVAQIRELASA; encoded by the coding sequence ATGTCGCTACTTTCCGAAGAATCGGCCGCGCAAGAGCTGGAACGCAAACGGCAGGATCTGGCAGTCCTGATTGATCGATTGGCTGTCGATGATGGCGACCACGAAACCGCCATCGCGGGGCTCAACCTGTATCGCTCCAGCCAGCCGATCAACTCCAAGTGCGGTCTCTATACCTCGACGCTGACCCTGGTTGCGCAAGGCAGCAAGCGGGTGCTGCTCGGGGGCGAGCGCTATGACTACGATCAGGCCAATTACCTGGTGACGACGATCGATCTGCCGGTGATCTACAGCGTCACCGAGGCGTCGCCCGAGCGTCCGTGTCTTTGTGTGGTGTGGCAGCTCGATCCTTCGCGCATTGCCGAGCTGCTGACCGCCGATCTGCCGCCGGTCAAGGTATCGGCGGGCCGCGGCATGTCGATCAGTCCGCTCTCGCACGACATGCTCGACGCCGTGCTGCGCCTGGTGCGTCTGCTGGAGACGCCGGCGGATATTCCGATGCTGGCGCCCTTGATCGAGCGCGAATTGCTCTATCGCCTGATCATCAGCGACCAGGGTGCGTGCCTGCGCCAGATCGCCATGACCGGCAGCCAGACGCAGCAGATCGCGCGGGCGATCGACTGGCTCAGGCAGCACTTCAGTGCGCCGTTGCGCATCCAGGAGCTGGCGCGGACGGTCAATATGAGCGTGTCGTCGCTGCATCACCACTTCAAGGCGATTACGGCCATGAGCCCGTTGCAATACCAGAAGCTCCTGCGACTGCAGGAGGCGCGGCGTCTGCTGTTGACCGAGCAGTGCGATGCCGCTTCGGCGGCACATCGCGTGGGCTATGAAAGCCCTTCGCAGTTCAGTCGTGAGTACAGCCGCTTTTATGGGGCGCCGCCGTTGCGCGATGTTGCGCAGATACGGGAGCTTGCTTCGGCTTGA
- a CDS encoding NAD(P)-dependent alcohol dehydrogenase → MTLDIRGFAAQSATTPLAPHAFVRRDPRPTDVVIDILYCGVCHSDIHQARNEWKNSIYPMVPGHEIIGRVSSVGANVSKFKVGDMVGVGCMVDSCQHCDACNEGLEQYCREGAVWTYNGIDRRDQMPTFGGYSERIVVDDKFVVRIADSLDAKAAAPLLCAGITTYSPLKYWKVGKGSKVAVIGLGGLGHMGLKFAKAMGADVTLFTRTPDKEAEARRLGADHVVLSTDEAQMKAVTRQFDFILDTVPSPHDLNPYLATLAMNGTLCLVGLLEPIEPAVAAANVVMGRRSISGSAIGGIAETQEMLDYCAKHGIVSDIEMIDIQDINGAYERMLKSDVRYRFVIDIASLKKAS, encoded by the coding sequence ATGACTCTCGATATTCGCGGCTTTGCCGCACAGTCCGCGACCACCCCATTGGCGCCGCATGCTTTCGTACGCCGTGATCCGCGCCCGACCGACGTGGTGATCGATATTCTCTATTGCGGCGTCTGCCACTCGGATATCCACCAGGCGCGCAACGAATGGAAGAACAGCATCTACCCGATGGTGCCCGGCCACGAAATCATCGGCCGGGTCAGCTCGGTCGGCGCGAACGTCAGCAAGTTCAAGGTCGGCGACATGGTCGGCGTGGGCTGCATGGTCGATTCCTGTCAGCATTGCGACGCCTGCAACGAAGGCCTTGAGCAATACTGCCGCGAAGGCGCCGTCTGGACTTACAACGGCATCGATCGCCGTGACCAGATGCCGACCTTCGGCGGTTACTCCGAGCGTATCGTCGTCGACGACAAGTTTGTCGTACGCATCGCCGATTCGCTCGATGCCAAGGCGGCCGCACCGCTGCTGTGTGCGGGCATCACCACCTACTCGCCGCTGAAATACTGGAAGGTCGGCAAGGGTAGCAAGGTGGCGGTCATCGGCCTGGGCGGACTGGGCCACATGGGCCTGAAATTTGCCAAGGCGATGGGTGCCGACGTCACCTTGTTCACGCGTACGCCGGACAAGGAAGCCGAAGCACGCCGCCTTGGCGCCGATCATGTCGTGCTGTCCACCGACGAAGCGCAGATGAAGGCGGTGACGCGCCAGTTCGATTTCATCCTGGATACCGTCCCCAGCCCGCACGACTTGAATCCCTATCTCGCCACGCTGGCCATGAACGGTACGCTGTGCCTGGTCGGCCTGCTCGAACCGATCGAGCCGGCTGTCGCCGCTGCCAATGTCGTGATGGGCCGCCGCTCGATCTCGGGCTCGGCCATCGGCGGCATCGCCGAAACGCAGGAAATGCTCGACTACTGCGCCAAGCATGGCATCGTCAGCGATATCGAGATGATCGATATCCAGGATATCAACGGCGCTTACGAGCGCATGCTCAAGAGCGATGTGCGTTATCGCTTCGTGATTGATATTGCTTCGCTCAAGAAAGCATCCTGA
- a CDS encoding SGNH/GDSL hydrolase family protein, with translation MSMRRFVAAVAVSWLLAFGVYAAPRDDAHWVATWTASPEARWDGDFALPLNLPFHLWDQTVRQVVRVSLGGKQTRIVLSNAYGDAPLVIGAAHMALAGHEGAVVATSDHALTFAGQSAVSIPPGAFVVSDPVAWKVDASSDLAVSLYLPEPTPPATFHWDARQTAYVGAGNQTADAAFKTDATMTTRVFLSAVLVDADAHASAVATLGDSITDGAGASMDRNTRWPDFLAQRLRQHDAAVVNAGISGARLLRNRMGDNALARFGRDVLDQPGVRTAIVMIGINDISWLDTPLGPHDATPSPEQMIAGYRQLIAQAHLHGVRIVGATLTPFEGALIDSPMKHYYSADKERVRQAINRWIRESGEFDAVADFDAALRDPAHPQRLLPAYDSGDHLHPGDAGNKAMANAIDPSALFGTH, from the coding sequence ATGAGCATGCGCCGTTTTGTGGCAGCCGTGGCTGTCAGTTGGTTGCTGGCTTTCGGTGTGTACGCAGCCCCGCGCGATGATGCCCATTGGGTCGCTACCTGGACTGCAAGCCCCGAGGCCCGTTGGGATGGTGATTTCGCTTTGCCGTTGAACCTGCCATTTCATCTGTGGGATCAGACCGTGCGTCAGGTCGTACGTGTCAGTCTGGGTGGCAAGCAAACGCGCATCGTGCTGTCCAATGCCTATGGCGATGCGCCGCTGGTCATCGGTGCCGCGCATATGGCATTGGCCGGACACGAGGGAGCCGTTGTGGCGACCAGCGATCACGCGTTGACCTTCGCTGGCCAGTCTGCAGTTTCCATTCCGCCTGGGGCCTTCGTGGTGAGCGATCCCGTGGCCTGGAAGGTCGATGCATCGAGCGATCTGGCCGTGAGTCTGTATTTGCCAGAGCCGACGCCGCCAGCGACATTTCATTGGGACGCTCGCCAAACGGCGTATGTAGGTGCCGGTAATCAAACGGCCGATGCCGCCTTCAAGACGGACGCCACGATGACGACGCGCGTGTTCCTGAGCGCGGTACTGGTCGACGCCGATGCACATGCGAGCGCCGTCGCCACTCTGGGCGATTCAATCACCGACGGTGCCGGTGCATCGATGGATCGCAATACGCGTTGGCCGGACTTCCTGGCGCAGCGTTTGCGTCAGCACGATGCCGCAGTGGTGAATGCAGGCATATCCGGCGCACGCCTGTTGCGTAACAGGATGGGCGATAACGCGCTGGCTCGATTCGGACGCGATGTACTCGATCAGCCCGGTGTGAGAACGGCGATCGTGATGATCGGCATCAACGACATCAGCTGGCTCGATACGCCGCTGGGCCCGCACGACGCTACGCCTTCGCCGGAGCAGATGATCGCCGGCTATCGTCAGCTGATTGCTCAGGCCCACTTGCATGGCGTGCGCATCGTCGGTGCGACATTGACGCCGTTCGAGGGCGCGTTGATCGATAGTCCGATGAAGCACTACTACAGCGCGGACAAGGAACGCGTGCGTCAGGCCATCAATCGCTGGATACGCGAGAGCGGCGAATTCGATGCGGTGGCGGACTTCGATGCCGCCTTGCGCGATCCGGCCCATCCGCAGCGGCTACTGCCTGCGTACGATTCGGGGGATCATTTGCATCCTGGCGACGCCGGTAACAAGGCGATGGCCAATGCGATCGATCCTTCCGCATTGTTCGGCACGCATTGA
- a CDS encoding MFS transporter produces the protein MTLAAPSRPRTPWGLYSLTAGAFGIGTTEFVIMGLLLQVAADLHVTIAAAGLLISGYALGVFVGAPLLTVATSRMPRKAALVALMIIFTLGNIACAMAPSYGFLMAARVLTSLAHGTFFGIGSVVATGMVPADRKASAISIMFTGLTVATLLGVPAGAWLGLHLGWRATFWAVAVIGVLATVIIAALVPSEHGVRERIAFADELKAVARPQVLLGLLMTVLGFAGVFTVFTYIQPMLTRLTGFSDSAVSPILLVFGVGLIAGNLLGGRFADKRLVPAVLGSLIALAIVLFAMTFAMHNKIAAIAFTGLLGVAAFATVSPLQLRVLQKAEGAGQNLASSFNIAAFNLGNALGAWLGGMTIEHGPGIGSVTWVAALVTLAGIAVALWSVWLDHSRRDIAATCAPASLAARSS, from the coding sequence ATGACGCTGGCTGCACCCTCCCGCCCCAGGACACCGTGGGGCCTGTACTCACTTACCGCCGGAGCGTTTGGCATCGGTACGACCGAATTCGTCATCATGGGCCTGCTGCTGCAGGTCGCGGCGGATCTGCACGTCACCATTGCCGCTGCCGGCTTGCTGATTTCCGGCTATGCGCTGGGCGTCTTTGTCGGTGCGCCATTGTTGACGGTGGCCACCAGCCGGATGCCGCGTAAGGCCGCCTTGGTCGCCTTGATGATTATCTTCACGCTCGGAAACATCGCCTGTGCGATGGCGCCTAGCTACGGCTTCCTGATGGCCGCACGTGTGCTTACTTCGTTGGCGCATGGAACGTTCTTTGGCATCGGCTCGGTCGTCGCCACTGGCATGGTGCCGGCGGACCGCAAGGCATCGGCGATCTCGATTATGTTTACCGGTCTGACCGTCGCTACCCTGCTTGGCGTGCCGGCGGGTGCGTGGCTAGGTTTGCACCTGGGCTGGCGTGCGACGTTCTGGGCGGTGGCGGTGATTGGTGTGCTCGCCACGGTCATCATTGCCGCGCTCGTGCCGTCCGAGCATGGCGTGCGCGAACGCATTGCATTTGCCGACGAATTGAAAGCCGTTGCGCGCCCGCAGGTTCTGCTTGGCCTGTTGATGACGGTGCTCGGTTTTGCCGGAGTGTTCACCGTATTCACCTATATCCAGCCGATGTTGACGCGTCTGACCGGTTTCAGCGATAGCGCCGTGTCACCGATCCTGCTTGTCTTCGGTGTCGGTCTGATTGCCGGTAACCTGCTTGGCGGGCGTTTTGCCGACAAGCGGTTGGTGCCGGCCGTATTGGGGTCCTTGATTGCGCTGGCGATCGTGCTGTTCGCCATGACGTTCGCGATGCACAACAAGATCGCCGCGATTGCGTTTACCGGCCTGCTCGGTGTCGCCGCGTTCGCCACGGTGTCGCCATTGCAATTGCGAGTCTTGCAGAAGGCCGAAGGTGCGGGTCAGAACCTGGCGTCGAGTTTCAATATCGCCGCATTCAATCTCGGCAATGCGCTGGGCGCATGGTTGGGCGGCATGACGATCGAGCATGGTCCGGGCATCGGCTCGGTCACGTGGGTGGCTGCGTTGGTGACCCTGGCTGGCATTGCCGTTGCGCTGTGGAGCGTATGGCTGGATCACTCGCGGCGAGATATTGCCGCGACGTGTGCGCCTGCCAGTCTTGCGGCGCGCAGCTCATGA
- a CDS encoding LysR family transcriptional regulator translates to MQRPDDIFLFIKALDLGSISAAARSLDISVAVASQRLKRLERELGVRLLHRTTRQLHATPEGALLAEQGRTLIDDLDALTSGLRSASLGVTGTLRVTMSATFGRLYVSPLLPLFLERHPEVKLSVHLTDQLVDLVSAGLDLAIRIGRLSDSSLVARRIASNQRALCASPDYLRKHGTPRKPDDLIHHDCLVQVGSNGRHDVWEMSDRDGETYRVRVDGRIESNFGDQLRDAALAGIGIAQHSIWHIHDDLRSGRLQVVLPDYALPDSGIHAVTPQRRLVPHRVHAFVDFLSEQLAENAVWKAD, encoded by the coding sequence ATGCAGCGCCCGGACGATATCTTCTTGTTTATCAAAGCACTGGACCTGGGATCGATCAGCGCTGCCGCGCGCAGCCTGGATATCTCGGTGGCCGTGGCCAGTCAGCGCCTGAAGCGGCTCGAACGGGAACTCGGCGTTCGCCTGCTGCACCGGACGACCCGCCAGCTGCATGCCACGCCGGAGGGTGCGCTGCTGGCCGAGCAAGGCCGCACGCTGATCGACGATCTGGATGCGCTTACTTCCGGCCTGCGTAGTGCCAGCCTGGGCGTCACCGGCACGCTTCGCGTCACCATGTCGGCCACGTTTGGACGTCTATATGTATCGCCGCTGCTGCCGCTTTTTCTGGAACGCCACCCGGAAGTGAAGCTCAGCGTGCATCTCACTGACCAACTGGTCGACTTGGTGAGCGCGGGCCTGGACCTGGCCATCCGCATCGGCCGCCTGAGCGATTCAAGCCTGGTTGCGCGGCGTATCGCCTCCAACCAACGCGCACTGTGCGCTTCGCCAGACTATCTGCGCAAGCACGGTACGCCGCGTAAACCCGATGATCTGATCCACCACGACTGCCTGGTGCAAGTGGGCAGCAACGGCCGGCACGATGTCTGGGAAATGAGCGACCGCGACGGCGAAACCTATCGCGTGCGCGTCGATGGACGCATCGAGAGCAATTTCGGCGACCAGCTACGCGATGCCGCACTGGCCGGCATCGGTATCGCCCAACATTCCATCTGGCATATTCACGACGACCTGCGCAGCGGCAGGCTGCAAGTGGTGCTCCCTGATTACGCCCTGCCCGATTCGGGCATCCACGCCGTCACGCCGCAACGGCGATTGGTGCCGCATCGTGTCCACGCGTTCGTGGATTTTTTGAGCGAGCAACTAGCCGAGAATGCTGTTTGGAAAGCTGACTAG
- a CDS encoding glutathione S-transferase, whose amino-acid sequence MILVHHLNDSRSQRILWLLEELGLPYEVKRYERDRKTMLAPPELRRIHPLGKLPVIVDGELVLAESGAIIEYLAGRYGGGRLLPAAGTPERLRCTYWLHYAEGSAMPPLLLKLVFQRVATTPAPFFVKPVLRGVSAKALHGFVDPQIKLHLDYLEGELAKATWFAGDAFSAADIQLSFPLEAAASRAGLDAVSYPRLWQFLERIHARPAYQRALERGGPFMTG is encoded by the coding sequence TTGATCCTCGTACATCACCTCAACGACTCCCGTTCGCAGCGCATCCTGTGGCTGCTGGAAGAGCTGGGCCTACCCTACGAAGTCAAACGCTACGAGCGCGACCGCAAGACGATGCTGGCGCCACCGGAGCTCAGGCGCATCCATCCGTTGGGCAAGTTGCCGGTCATCGTCGATGGCGAGCTGGTATTGGCTGAGTCCGGCGCCATCATCGAGTACCTCGCCGGTCGCTACGGCGGCGGCCGCCTGCTGCCCGCCGCCGGCACGCCCGAGCGACTGCGCTGTACCTACTGGCTGCATTACGCCGAAGGCTCGGCCATGCCGCCCCTGTTGCTGAAACTGGTGTTTCAACGGGTGGCGACTACGCCCGCGCCGTTCTTCGTCAAACCCGTATTGCGCGGCGTCTCGGCCAAGGCGCTCCATGGCTTCGTCGATCCCCAGATCAAGCTGCACCTGGACTACCTCGAAGGCGAGTTGGCCAAAGCCACCTGGTTTGCGGGCGATGCATTCAGCGCCGCCGATATCCAGCTCAGCTTCCCATTGGAAGCGGCGGCCAGCCGTGCCGGCCTGGATGCGGTGAGCTATCCGAGGTTGTGGCAGTTTCTCGAGCGCATCCACGCCCGACCCGCCTATCAGCGTGCCCTGGAGCGTGGTGGCCCGTTCATGACCGGCTAA
- a CDS encoding sulfotransferase, with product MRRTFVVGCPRSGTTVVQAMLARHPEVFTLPETAFFLRLLGGTAYRWGDRDAKAPRERLARRLGLARRYGRREFLDLQRSLLGTLPPHSHAPWREDTCATRFFAMLDQLTQRAGRSMWIEKTPAHLLYLDDIERYLPDARFVHVIRPGIDVMASLLDANMRYDASNAFGGDLARWVGRWNRAAEIHRAHIGSPHHHFVFLEDLTRDPEGEWQRLCQFLELPADAKLDDACRQTISYPELEPWKQAALTGQPHQTASKVNEVFGPRLRDWLRHKLVSYEALYAASSLAFERSETYGHEPAGKAGAGENLQERQIDRQPRSARI from the coding sequence ATGCGTCGAACGTTTGTGGTGGGTTGCCCGCGCTCAGGCACGACGGTCGTTCAGGCCATGCTTGCCCGCCACCCCGAAGTCTTCACCCTCCCGGAAACCGCGTTCTTCCTCCGCCTTCTCGGCGGCACGGCCTATCGCTGGGGCGACCGGGATGCCAAAGCGCCACGCGAACGCCTCGCCCGTCGACTCGGACTGGCGCGACGCTATGGCCGGCGGGAGTTTCTGGATCTGCAACGCAGTTTGCTGGGCACGCTGCCACCGCACAGTCACGCGCCCTGGCGAGAAGACACCTGCGCAACGCGTTTCTTCGCGATGCTCGACCAGCTTACCCAGCGAGCCGGGCGCTCCATGTGGATCGAAAAGACGCCTGCGCATCTGCTGTACCTGGACGATATCGAGCGTTACCTGCCCGACGCACGCTTCGTCCACGTGATCCGCCCGGGCATCGACGTCATGGCCTCGCTGCTCGATGCCAATATGCGCTACGACGCCAGCAACGCCTTCGGTGGCGACCTGGCACGCTGGGTAGGCCGCTGGAACCGTGCGGCCGAAATCCATCGCGCCCACATCGGCTCACCGCATCATCACTTCGTATTTCTGGAAGACCTTACGCGCGATCCGGAGGGCGAATGGCAGCGCCTGTGCCAATTCCTCGAGCTTCCGGCCGACGCCAAGCTGGATGACGCCTGTCGGCAAACCATCAGCTACCCCGAGCTCGAGCCCTGGAAACAGGCCGCGCTCACCGGGCAACCGCATCAGACGGCCAGCAAGGTCAACGAGGTCTTCGGGCCACGCCTGCGTGATTGGCTGCGGCACAAACTGGTCTCGTACGAAGCCCTGTATGCCGCCAGCAGCCTGGCGTTCGAGCGAAGCGAAACCTATGGCCACGAACCGGCGGGAAAGGCCGGCGCCGGCGAGAACCTCCAAGAGCGCCAAATCGATCGGCAGCCGCGCTCGGCGCGCATCTAG
- the aceE gene encoding pyruvate dehydrogenase (acetyl-transferring), homodimeric type has translation MDQLDDILHQDLDPTETQEWVESLNAVISHDGTERAHYLLERMVDSTRRAGGYLPFDPTTEYINTISPNQEAKSPGDAALEWRIRTLIRWNAMAMVVRANRKPGELGGHIASFASSATLYDVGFNHFWRAPSAEHPGDLVFHQGHSSPGVYARSFLEGRLGEEQLDLFRMEVAGKGRGLSSYPHPWLMPDYWQVPTVSMGLGPIQAIYQAQFWKYLEHRGLVPKSDRKVWCFLGDGETDEPESLGAISLAGREGLDNLVFVINCNLQRLDGPVRGNGKIIQELEGVFRGAGWNAIKLVWGSYWDPLLARDSKGVLRKLMMETVDGEYQACKAFGGAYTREHFFNKYPETAALVANLSDDDIWRLNRGGHDPHKVYAAYHAAVNTKGMPTVILAKTVKGYGMGAAGESQNPTHQQKKLDADAVRHFRDRFNIPVTDDKLADVPYFHPGKDSPEVQYMLERRRALGGALPQRRRKTDVSLKAPELAAFEQITKGTGEREISTTMALVRGMNLMLRDKQIGERIVPIVADEARTFGMEGMFRQIGIYAPFGQKYRPQDADQLLYYREDQKGQVLQQGISEAGGMASWMAAATSYSLSNQPMLPFFIYYSMFGFQRIGDLAWAAGDMRARGFLIGGTAGRTTLNGEGLQHEDGHSHLLSGSIPNVKSYDPTFSYEIAVIMQDGTRRMLQEQEDVYYYITVMNENYSHPDLPQGVEEGIIKGMYLFRDAGKPKKGEPRVQLLGSGTILREVIAAAELLEKDFGVSADIWSVPSFSEVRREGFDAERWNRLHPESEQRVPYVTGLLQGQQGPAIAATDYVREFADQIRAFMPDGMRYTVLGTDGYGRSDTREHLRGFFEVDRFWIAHAALAALAKDGKVNAKDVARAIKTYKLDPDKPNPQTV, from the coding sequence ATGGATCAGCTCGACGACATCCTGCACCAGGACCTCGATCCCACCGAAACCCAGGAATGGGTGGAATCGCTCAATGCGGTGATCAGCCACGATGGCACCGAACGCGCGCATTACCTCTTGGAGCGGATGGTCGATTCGACCCGCCGCGCGGGCGGCTACCTGCCGTTCGATCCGACCACCGAGTACATCAACACCATCTCGCCCAACCAGGAAGCCAAGAGCCCTGGTGATGCCGCGCTGGAATGGCGCATCCGTACGCTGATCCGCTGGAACGCGATGGCGATGGTGGTTCGCGCCAACCGCAAGCCGGGCGAACTGGGCGGCCATATCGCCAGTTTCGCCTCGTCGGCGACGCTGTACGACGTCGGCTTCAACCATTTCTGGCGCGCACCGAGCGCCGAGCACCCGGGTGACCTGGTGTTTCATCAGGGCCATTCCAGCCCGGGCGTGTATGCGCGTTCCTTCCTCGAAGGCCGTCTGGGCGAAGAGCAGCTCGACCTGTTCCGCATGGAAGTGGCCGGCAAGGGTCGTGGGTTGTCGTCCTATCCGCATCCCTGGCTGATGCCTGATTACTGGCAGGTGCCGACGGTGTCGATGGGCCTGGGTCCGATCCAGGCGATCTACCAGGCGCAGTTCTGGAAATACCTCGAGCATCGCGGCCTGGTGCCCAAGAGCGATCGCAAGGTGTGGTGCTTCCTGGGCGACGGCGAAACCGACGAGCCCGAGTCGCTTGGCGCGATCTCGCTGGCCGGCCGCGAAGGCCTGGACAACCTGGTCTTCGTGATCAACTGCAACCTGCAGCGTCTGGACGGCCCGGTACGCGGCAACGGCAAGATCATCCAGGAACTCGAAGGCGTGTTCCGCGGTGCCGGCTGGAACGCGATCAAGCTGGTCTGGGGCAGCTACTGGGATCCGCTCCTGGCGCGCGACTCCAAGGGCGTGCTGCGCAAGCTGATGATGGAAACCGTCGATGGCGAATACCAGGCCTGCAAGGCCTTCGGTGGCGCCTACACGCGCGAGCATTTCTTCAACAAGTATCCGGAAACCGCTGCGCTGGTCGCCAACCTGTCCGACGACGATATCTGGCGCTTGAACCGCGGTGGCCATGATCCGCACAAGGTCTACGCGGCCTATCACGCGGCAGTGAACACCAAGGGCATGCCGACGGTGATCCTGGCCAAGACGGTCAAGGGCTACGGCATGGGCGCGGCCGGCGAATCGCAGAATCCGACGCATCAGCAGAAGAAGCTCGATGCCGACGCCGTGCGGCACTTCCGCGACCGCTTCAATATCCCGGTAACGGACGACAAGCTGGCCGATGTGCCGTATTTCCATCCCGGCAAGGATTCGCCGGAAGTGCAGTACATGCTCGAGCGCCGTCGCGCGCTCGGCGGTGCGCTGCCGCAGCGTCGCCGCAAGACCGACGTGAGCCTCAAGGCGCCGGAACTGGCCGCTTTCGAGCAGATCACCAAGGGTACCGGCGAGCGCGAAATCTCCACCACCATGGCGCTGGTGCGCGGCATGAACCTGATGCTGCGCGACAAGCAGATCGGCGAGCGCATCGTGCCGATCGTGGCCGACGAAGCGCGCACGTTCGGTATGGAAGGCATGTTCCGCCAGATCGGCATCTATGCGCCGTTCGGTCAGAAATACCGTCCGCAGGACGCCGACCAGCTGTTGTACTACCGCGAAGACCAGAAGGGCCAGGTGCTGCAGCAGGGTATTTCCGAAGCCGGCGGCATGGCCTCGTGGATGGCCGCGGCCACCAGCTACAGCCTCAGCAATCAGCCGATGCTGCCGTTCTTCATCTATTACTCGATGTTCGGTTTCCAGCGCATCGGCGATCTGGCCTGGGCGGCCGGCGACATGCGTGCGCGTGGCTTCCTGATCGGCGGTACCGCCGGTCGCACCACATTGAACGGTGAAGGCCTGCAGCACGAAGACGGTCACTCGCATCTGCTGTCCGGCTCGATCCCGAACGTGAAGTCGTACGACCCGACCTTCTCCTACGAGATCGCTGTGATCATGCAAGACGGTACGCGCCGCATGCTCCAGGAGCAGGAAGACGTCTACTACTACATCACCGTGATGAACGAGAACTACAGCCATCCCGACCTGCCGCAAGGCGTCGAGGAAGGCATCATCAAGGGCATGTACCTGTTCAGGGATGCCGGTAAGCCGAAGAAGGGCGAGCCGCGCGTGCAGTTGCTCGGTTCGGGCACGATCCTGCGCGAAGTGATTGCCGCCGCCGAACTGTTGGAAAAGGATTTCGGCGTCAGCGCCGACATCTGGTCGGTACCGAGCTTCAGCGAAGTGCGTCGCGAAGGTTTCGACGCCGAGCGCTGGAACCGCCTGCATCCGGAATCCGAACAGCGCGTGCCGTATGTCACCGGGTTGCTGCAGGGCCAGCAGGGTCCGGCCATTGCCGCTACCGACTACGTGCGTGAGTTCGCCGACCAGATCCGCGCGTTCATGCCCGACGGCATGCGCTACACGGTGCTCGGTACCGACGGCTACGGCCGCTCGGATACGCGCGAACACCTGCGCGGCTTCTTTGAGGTCGATCGCTTCTGGATTGCGCACGCCGCGCTGGCGGCACTGGCGAAGGATGGCAAGGTCAACGCGAAGGATGTCGCACGCGCAATCAAGACCTACAAGCTCGATCCGGACAAGCCCAATCCGCAGACGGTTTGA